CAATGGGCGTCACCCAGCAACGTGGTGCCAGTGAGACAAGTGCGGCAATCAGTAATTTGCTTCTAACAACAGGCAACTACGCTCGTCCAAATGCTGGCGCATACCCACTTCGTGGCCACAACAACGTTCAAGGTGCTTGTGATTTCGGTACTCTTCCGAATTGGCTTCCGGGTTATCAACTCGTAAGTGACCCAGTTGCGAGAGAACGGGTTGCTGCGGTTTGGGGTACCCCGGTTCCCGAAACCTCAGGAATGGATAATCAGGTGATGGTTCAGGCAATCTTGAATGGGCAATTAAAGGCAATGTATCTGATGGGCGAAGACATGGCATGGGTTGATGTGAATGCGAACCACATTCACAAGGCGCTCAGCCAGTTGGACTTTTTCGTTGTGCAAGACGTGTTTTTTTCTAAAACTGCGCAATTTGCCGATGTTATTTTGCCGGCGAGTCCAAGTCTTGAAAAAGAGGGGACTTTTACAAATACAGAACGTCGAATTCAGAGACTGTATCAAGCTCTACCAACACTTGGTGATAGCAAGCCGGACTGGCAAATCATATGTGAAGTTGCAAACCGTCTTGGGGCCAACTGGAACTACAATCATCCGTCTGAAATTATGGATGAAGCTGCGAGAGTCGCACCGATTTTTGCGGGTGTGAGTTACGAACGCCTTGAGGGGTACAAGAGTTTGTTATGGCCTGTACTGCCGGACGGTACGGACACACCGCTTCTGTATACCGATGGGTTTGGATTCGAGGACAAAAAGGCGAAATTCGCTCCCGCGAACTGGGTGCCGCCAACGCAGGCCACCGAGGAATATGACCTGCATTTGAATAATGGTCGATTGCTGGAACACTTCCATGAGACAAACATGACAAGCCGGTCAACGGGCATCATGAAAAAGGTTCCTGATACATTTGTGGAAATCTCTCCTGAGTTGGCGAAGGAGCGGGGTATCAGCGAAGGAGCGCTCGTGCGGCTTGAATCCCCGTACGGTCAGGTAAAACTACGTGTTACGATTACGGACCGAGTTCAGGGTAAAGAAATATACGTTCCGATGAATTCCGCAAGTGAAGAATCAGCCGTGAATCTCTTGACGGGATCTGGAGTAGATACGAGGACGAATACACCCGCCTTCAAAGATACTTATGTGAAAATGCAAGTACTGCGCGATAAAGGTGAAGGTCCCATTCCGCGGAACAATCCTAGGTTTGGGAAGCGAAACCCGCAGCAGGGAGTAGAGGTTCACCGTAAGTGGAACCGACCCGGATACATTCCGGTGGAAAAACGGGCATGGGAGGTTGTCACCAGTGGCACAGCCAACCACCAAGATTAAACGAATAGAGATTACGGAACAGGACGAGAAACGAAGGTCCTTACAAGAATTGCAGGAATCGGTCGCAGACCATCAAGAGGCGTTACAAAGCCTGTTGACGCTGATTCAAGACCTTGAAAGCAGCGGAGTCCTGGAAATTTTGCATGCCTTACTGAATTCAAAGGAGAAAGTCGCCTCTATTGCTTTAGAACAAATTTTAAAGCCATCTGTTTTGAACACGATAAAAAACGCTATGACCGCGATGGGGGTGGTCAGTAAGATTGACCCAGAACAACTAGGTGTGCTGATGGAGGCTTTCATAGCCGGTCTACACCAAGGGCAAAAGAGTCTTGAATCTAATCAGAGAGTTAGCATGTTCAATCTCGTAAAGGCGTTTCGTGACCCTGGTGTTAACCGAGCTTTGACTTTCATGCTTGGTTTGCTGCAAGGTTTGGGCCAAAAGCTCTAGCCTTCAAATATACAACGGTCCGGTGGAGACTAATCTGCGTTCCGCCGGATTCTTGATCCTTACCAAGCTTGTAAAGACAGTGATGGAGGTTTACGCATGGGTGTGCAATCAAAGTTCTATGGACTTCCTCTCAAGGCTGAACGAGTCATCACTCGTTATCGCTCAGGGGAATTCTTTGAAAACACAAAGGATGTTGTGGCTACAGAATATGCCTTAACCATCTATGTCAATGATGGTGAAATGGCGACTGTCGTCTGCAGCCCCGAGTATATGGAGGACTTGGTTATCGGCTTTTTGTCTTCGGAAGGTGTTATTCGTTCCATTGATCAATTAAAAGACTTGCAGGTGAGCACATTTCGTGGTACGGCCAGGGTTCGAACTTCGACGAGAGTAAACTTTAATCAAGACTTTTACAATAAGCGATATATTGCCTCCTGTTGTGGAAAAAGTCGCCAAACATTTTATTTCTTCAATGATGCTCATACAGCCAAGCGTGTTGACGATATGTTTACCCTTCACCCGGATTCCATTTTCAGACTCATTAGAGACATGGAAAAATCGGCTGATATTTTTCATGAAACGGGCGGGGTGCATATTGCCTGTCTGGCCGATCGACAGGAAATTTTACTTTCCCGTTCCGATATTGGTCGGCATAATGCATTAGACAAATTGTACGGGCATGCTTTAAGAAACAACATTCCCCTTCATGGAAAGGTGATTACCTTTAGTGGACGGTTGTCGTCGGAAGTTGTATTAAAAGTAGCCAAGATAGGGGTGGGAGTTGTACTTGCAAAGTCAGCTCCAACCGCACTCGCTTTAGACATTGCGGAGGAGCTTAACATTACAACCGTTGGATTTGTACGGGGAGATTCTTTCAATATTTATACCCACCCAGAACGAATTTCTTCCTAACATTAACGAAACCTAAGGGTTTTCAACGGTACTTACGGATCGATATGGGCGTGTTCACAATCTGTGAATTTCTATCACGGATCGATGTAATCTGCGTTGTGTATATTGCATGCCCTCTCAAGGGGTTAAATTAGTGACGCCCGTATAATTGTGTCAAATCGGTTGGCTCGTGAGAATGAAAGTGAGCCAATCTCAACCTCTTTGGTAGAGTCGAGTTGTCGAAGCAAGATTCACAGTCCTATTCTAGCCGCCGCATTCGAACGGAATAAGTTACCGTCTCGAATGTATCTGCGTACCATCATCGGATTCTTGTGCCCGGTCTGCGCCATGATGTCTCGTTCCGACGCGCCCGCCATCGCGGCGGACGTGGCCAGACCATCGCGCAAGCTGTGGCCGGCAAATTTGCTTTCGTCTAAGCCGATTCGCTCAATGTATTTTTTGACGATGCGCGCCACGCTCTTATCTGACAGGTGCGTCGTGCCAATTTGACGACCTTTGGTCACATGCCGAAACAGTGCGCCCGATTCAATGCCGGTTGCCTCCAGCCATGCTTGAAGCGCTCGAACCGGGCACGTCTCGATGAACGATCCGTACGGAATGCCCACTTTTCGCCCTTCGCCAACCTGGTCGGTTTTGCTGCGTCGCAAAGTGATGACAAGGCCTTCCCGGGTGAACTCGATATCCTCGACATTGAGCGAGACCAGTTCCGAGCGTCGGAATGCCCCGGCGAAACCGATGAGCAGAAGCGCTCGATCACGTAATCCCATCAGATCGTTTGGAGCATGCCGCAACATACGTCGCAGGTCTTCCACCAACACGGGAGATTTGCCGCTTGGAGCGACGCCAATCGTATTACGAATGCCACGCCATACGGACCTGACCGTCTCGTCGGATGTTGGGGACGGATACCCCTTGGTCTTGTGCGCAAGATCGATGGAGATCATATGTCGTCCAATCGTGCTGGCTTTGTAACCCAGGTCGGCCATGTCGGACAGATACAACGCTACGACGCGAGGTTCGGCAGGCAGAGAACAGAGCCCTCGCGCTTTGCACCAGCGAGAGAACGACTGCCAATCCGATTGATATGCCTTGATGGTGTTCTGCGCTTTTGAGCGGCGCACATACTCGTTCGCGCTTGCCATCAAGTTGGCGAGTTGCGTATCAACCTTTGTGGCTTCGCGGTATATGAGTGACTCGTCCATGGCCGCCGTGCCTCCTGTGCGCAATCGACGTTCCGGCCGTTTAGCCCGTATACTCTGGGACATGCAGTGCTACATTGAGCCGTTGAAAGTCGCGGTCGAAAGAAACCATCTTGCCGTCGGTGTCCCGGCTCTTGCATGCCAAGTACGCATCGATGAAATCGACGTTTTGCTCAGCAAACAGGGTCAGGGATTCCGTCAACATCGAAAAGAGGCAACCCACTTCAGTATCCAGCTCCATTTTTGCATTGGTCTTCCTCCTCAATCGGCGAACCTATACTCCAGTTGGGTTTCGCAACCTGTACTGAATCCATGCGATGTAAGAAAGATCATCCGGTCCATTCGACTCGCGAATCCAGGGTCATGCGTGACGACAATAACGGTACGATTCGCCATCAGCTCTTCAAGTGTCGTTTCGATATCTGCAGCGGTTAGCGGATCAAGATGTGCCGTAGGTTCGTCGAGAAGAAGCAACGGAGATTGGCGCAACCAAGCACGTGCGATTGCGATACGCTGGGCTTCACCTCCACTCACCGTCCTACCCCCCATCGCCAATCCGCGTGTCAAGACCGTTAGGCAAGGATCGAAACCAAGTGTTCAAACCGGCTTTTCGCAGGGCATCGTGCAACTGATCATCTTCAACCATTTCACCAACTGGTACGGCCATCTGGAGGTTTTCGCGAACCGATCCAGAAAAGATGTGTGGCTGCTGGTTTAGCAGGGTAACGAGTTTTCGCCATGCAGGAGATGCCAGTGTCTGTACCTGTTTACCTCCCACCTCGATGATTCCCGCCGACGGGGACAAGCTTCCGGACAATAGTCGCAGCAATGTGGTCTTACCGCATCCGCTTGGACCCAATATGGAAATCATTTCCTCCGGATGAATGGTTAGATTTAATGAACACAAACTATCCTCTTTTTCGCCGGGATAGCGAAGACGAATATCTGTAAAACGGATGTCTGGTAATCCGTTCGCCATGGTCCCAGGAATGTTGCGTGCATCGACATCCTCGTTTGGTTCGTCCAACAACTGAAACAATGACTCTGCCGCGGCAAGCCCATTGAGTCCCGCATGGAATTCGCTCCCCAGAGCTCTAATCGGTTGAAAAAATTCCGGCGTTAGTAAAAGCACCGTCAAGGCGGGTGTGAATGCCAACTCTGCGTGAATTAATCTTAGTCCTAGCGCGAGCGCAACAGCCGCCGTTCCAAGCGTGGCAAACAGCTCCAAAAC
Above is a genomic segment from Alicyclobacillus acidoterrestris containing:
- a CDS encoding DUF1641 domain-containing protein; the encoded protein is MAQPTTKIKRIEITEQDEKRRSLQELQESVADHQEALQSLLTLIQDLESSGVLEILHALLNSKEKVASIALEQILKPSVLNTIKNAMTAMGVVSKIDPEQLGVLMEAFIAGLHQGQKSLESNQRVSMFNLVKAFRDPGVNRALTFMLGLLQGLGQKL
- the fdhD gene encoding formate dehydrogenase accessory sulfurtransferase FdhD is translated as MGVQSKFYGLPLKAERVITRYRSGEFFENTKDVVATEYALTIYVNDGEMATVVCSPEYMEDLVIGFLSSEGVIRSIDQLKDLQVSTFRGTARVRTSTRVNFNQDFYNKRYIASCCGKSRQTFYFFNDAHTAKRVDDMFTLHPDSIFRLIRDMEKSADIFHETGGVHIACLADRQEILLSRSDIGRHNALDKLYGHALRNNIPLHGKVITFSGRLSSEVVLKVAKIGVGVVLAKSAPTALALDIAEELNITTVGFVRGDSFNIYTHPERISS
- a CDS encoding site-specific integrase encodes the protein MDESLIYREATKVDTQLANLMASANEYVRRSKAQNTIKAYQSDWQSFSRWCKARGLCSLPAEPRVVALYLSDMADLGYKASTIGRHMISIDLAHKTKGYPSPTSDETVRSVWRGIRNTIGVAPSGKSPVLVEDLRRMLRHAPNDLMGLRDRALLLIGFAGAFRRSELVSLNVEDIEFTREGLVITLRRSKTDQVGEGRKVGIPYGSFIETCPVRALQAWLEATGIESGALFRHVTKGRQIGTTHLSDKSVARIVKKYIERIGLDESKFAGHSLRDGLATSAAMAGASERDIMAQTGHKNPMMVRRYIRDGNLFRSNAAARIGL
- a CDS encoding PIN domain-containing protein; translation: MELDTEVGCLFSMLTESLTLFAEQNVDFIDAYLACKSRDTDGKMVSFDRDFQRLNVALHVPEYTG
- a CDS encoding ATP-binding cassette domain-containing protein — protein: MSGGEAQRIAIARAWLRQSPLLLLDEPTAHLDPLTAADIETTLEELMANRTVIVVTHDPGFASRMDRMIFLTSHGFSTGCETQLEYRFAD